A genomic region of Venturia canescens isolate UGA chromosome 9, ASM1945775v1, whole genome shotgun sequence contains the following coding sequences:
- the LOC122416176 gene encoding uncharacterized protein isoform X1 has product MRQTESEIPNEANEESGSESRSIWKSLLTLVELTNHALIFLVTGYVLYLAGKQLSVTNAHAGLLTVGYVLLMSEAIAALSGESILTRNFSRRIISHVHWVLQCLGGAFSIAGFVIMYQVKEIHFKSIHAILGISSLVIMLVLTIFGVPVMYATSLRKVMRPVTTKMCHNFLGISCFVLGMASQCYAYQKKWMTSVGGNNISTLATVFTALIIIFSLLGPLRSLRRQLGAAFSRVTGFKKLPRDLEF; this is encoded by the exons ATGAGGCAAACGGAAAGCGAAATTCCAAATGAAGCCAATGAGGAATCGGGGTCGGAGAGTCGTTCAATCTGGAAAAGTCTTCTCACCCTCGTCGAGCTGACGAATCACGCTCTAATATTTCTCGTCACTGGATACGTTCTGTACCTTGCCGGCAAACAACTCTCGGTGACTAACGCCCATGCGGGCCTGCTGACCGTAGGG TACGTGCTGCTGATGTCCGAGGCGATTGCTGCCCTGTCCGGAGAGAGTATTTTGACGAGGAATTTCTCCCGTCGCATCATCAGTCATGTTCACTGGGTACTGCAGTGCTTGGGCGGGGCATTCAGCATCGCCGGCTTCGTCATCATGTACCAGGTCAAGGAGATACACTTCAAGTCGATTCACGCGATACTTGGGATATCCTCCCTCGTTATTATGCTCGTTCTTACTATTTTCGGTGTACCCGTTATGTACGCCACGAGTCTACGTAAGGTAATGCGACCTGTGACTACCAAAATGTGTCACAATTTCCTCGGCATATCTTGTTTCGTGCTTGGCATGGCGTCCCAGTGCTATGCATATCAAAAAAAGTGGATGACGTCCGTTGGTGGGAACAATATTTCGACCCTCGCCACCGTCTTCACGGCTcttatcattattttctctctcctcggcCCCCTTCGTTCGCTTCGGCGACAGCTCGGAGCAGCGTTCAG TCGCGTTACAGGTTTCAAGAAACTTCCTCGAGATCTCGAGTTTTGA
- the LOC122416176 gene encoding uncharacterized protein isoform X2 → MRQTESEIPNEANEESGSESRSIWKSLLTLVELTNHALIFLVTGYVLYLAGKQLSVTNAHAGLLTVGYVLLMSEAIAALSGESILTRNFSRRIISHVHWVLQCLGGAFSIAGFVIMYQVKEIHFKSIHAILGISSLVIMLVLTIFGVPVMYATSLRKVMRPVTTKMCHNFLGISCFVLGMASQCYAYQKKWMTSVGGNNISTLATVFTALIIIFSLLGPLRSLRRQLGAAFSDLSEKIE, encoded by the exons ATGAGGCAAACGGAAAGCGAAATTCCAAATGAAGCCAATGAGGAATCGGGGTCGGAGAGTCGTTCAATCTGGAAAAGTCTTCTCACCCTCGTCGAGCTGACGAATCACGCTCTAATATTTCTCGTCACTGGATACGTTCTGTACCTTGCCGGCAAACAACTCTCGGTGACTAACGCCCATGCGGGCCTGCTGACCGTAGGG TACGTGCTGCTGATGTCCGAGGCGATTGCTGCCCTGTCCGGAGAGAGTATTTTGACGAGGAATTTCTCCCGTCGCATCATCAGTCATGTTCACTGGGTACTGCAGTGCTTGGGCGGGGCATTCAGCATCGCCGGCTTCGTCATCATGTACCAGGTCAAGGAGATACACTTCAAGTCGATTCACGCGATACTTGGGATATCCTCCCTCGTTATTATGCTCGTTCTTACTATTTTCGGTGTACCCGTTATGTACGCCACGAGTCTACGTAAGGTAATGCGACCTGTGACTACCAAAATGTGTCACAATTTCCTCGGCATATCTTGTTTCGTGCTTGGCATGGCGTCCCAGTGCTATGCATATCAAAAAAAGTGGATGACGTCCGTTGGTGGGAACAATATTTCGACCCTCGCCACCGTCTTCACGGCTcttatcattattttctctctcctcggcCCCCTTCGTTCGCTTCGGCGACAGCTCGGAGCAGCGTTCAG CGatttaagtgaaaaaattgaatga